The Paludibacter jiangxiensis DNA segment AGTTGTCAGATACATCACTGGCATCGCCCTGCGGACCGCAACCGATACGTACCGATGCAATGACAGAATTTACTAATCCTATTGCTCCGTGACCTGTCCATACTTTTGTGCCCTGAGAGACCCCATCTTTGTAAAATGTCAAGCCTGAAGTAGCCTGGTCATATACAAATGCGCAGTGGTGCCATGCATTGTCCATTAATCCCGGAATACTACCAGATCCTTCCCAGGTCAGCCATGTGTCAGCAACACTTGCACCGCCACTTAAGCCGGATGCTGCCACCAATTTTACCGCACAGGCAGTATTATCACCTTCAAACAAGAGGAAAAAGTTACTACTCGACCAATGATAGTTGGAGACAGCGACAAAACTAAACGGATATTCAGGTCCATTGGTCAAGGCATTATTATGAGTTTGCCCGTTATGTTTTTCCCAAAATGAGATGGTGAAACTTTT contains these protein-coding regions:
- a CDS encoding LamG domain-containing protein — encoded protein: MKNIIYSILAVTVLAFSSCQDLNHPTLGDYPKDSNPAGGPLKFYVAFDGTTSDVLMNAVDSIRANFASANTTSSVDGIKGKAIQGGVGKFVSYAKPNDFATTAKSFTISFWEKHNGQTHNNALTNGPEYPFSFVAVSNYHWSSSNFFLLFEGDNTACAVKLVAASGLSGGASVADTWLTWEGSGSIPGLMDNAWHHCAFVYDQATSGLTFYKDGVSQGTKVWTGHGAIGLVNSVIASVRIGCGPQGDASDVSDNWLASTWKGALDQFRFYGTALTAAEVQSLFTAKR